Proteins from one Mercurialis annua linkage group LG7, ddMerAnnu1.2, whole genome shotgun sequence genomic window:
- the LOC126655081 gene encoding ribonuclease III domain-containing protein RNC1, chloroplastic gives MELSSSFTYFTKLSDISFTSSFSPIPLQIHFNPTKSPQNFRVLAVAIDPPQELPQNSPQRLLKELAERKKIISPKKKVPPKRFILKPPLDDTKLAQRFLNSPQLSLKQFPLLSSCLPSSRLNSVDKTWIDEYLLEAKQALGYSLEASDGLGEDNPAKQFDTLLYLAFQHPSCERTNARHVKYAHSRLVFLGQYVLELAFCEFFLQRYPRESPAPMRERVFALIGKRSLPKWMKAASLQNLVFPYDDIDKLLRKDREPPVKSVFWALFGAIYLCFGMPEVYRVLFEVFGMDPEAEDCQPRLRRQLEDVDYVSVEFEGNNLSWQDVAAYKPPEDALFAHPRLFRACVPPGMHRFRGNIWDYDSRPKVMKTLGYPLAMSDRIPDITEARNIELGLGLQLCFLHPSKYKFDHPRFCFERLEYVGQKIQDLVLAERLLMKHLDAPGKWLQERHRRLLMNKFCGRYLRDKHLHHFIVYSEEVIDAYENNRRLRNPATTAVQQALHGLSYTVYGKPDVRRLMFEVFDFEQIQPKAV, from the exons ATGGAGCTTTCCTCTTCATTCACTTACTTCACCAAATTATCAGACATTTCATTCACATCTTCATTCTCTCCAATCCCTCTCCAAATCCACTTCAACCCCACAAAATCCCCGCAAAATTTCCGTGTTTTAGCAGTAGCTATAGACCCACCACAAGAATTACCACAGAATAGCCCACAAAGACTGCTCAAAGAGCTTGCAGAGCGCAAGAAAATCATCTCCCCCAAGAAAAAAGTCCCGCCCAAAAGATTCATACTAAAACCGCCCCTAGACGACACGAAACTAGCTCAAAGATTCTTGAATAGCCCACAATTATCACTCAAGCAGTTCCCTTTGCTCAGTTCTTGTTTACCCTCGTCGAGGCTAAACAGTGTCGATAAAACGTGGATCGATGAGTACTTGCTTGAAGCTAAGCAGGCTTTAGGGTATTCTTTGGAGGCGTCGGATGGGCTTGGGGAGGATAATCCTGCGAAACAATTTGATACATTGTTGTATTTGGCGTTTCAGCACCCGAGCTGTGAGAGGACTAATGCTAGGCATGTTAAGTATGCGCATTCGAGGCTTGTTTTCTTGGGGCAGTATGTGTTGGAGTTGGCTTTCTGTGAGTTTTTTTTGCAGAGGTATCCGAGGGAGTCGCCCGCGCCCATGAGGGAGAGGGTTTTTGCTTTGATTGGGAAGAGGAGTTTGCCTAAGTGGATGAAAGCTGCTAGCTTGCAGAACTTGGTTTTTCCTTATGATGATATTGATAAGTTGCTTCGGAAAGATCGAGAACCGCCTGTCAA GTCTGTGTTTTGGGCTCTTTTTGGTGCAATTTACCTGTGTTTTGGCATGCCAGAAGTATATCGAGTTCTTTTTGAAGTATTTGGGATGGACCCAGAAGCTGAAGATTGCCAGCCGAGGCTAAGGCGGCAACTTGAAGATGTCGATTATGTTTCTGTGGAATTTGAAGGGAACAACCTTAGTTGGCAAGATGTTGCTGCTTATAAG CCTCCTGAAGATGCACTCTTTGCACACCCTAGGCTTTTCAGAGCTTGTGTCCCCCCAGGCATGCATCGTTTCCGAGGAAATATATGGGATTATGACAGCAGACCAAAAGTCATGAAAACACTAGGATATCCACTGGCGATGTCAGACAGAATTCCAGACATTACTGAAGCTAGAAATATAGAGCTTGGACTCGGGTTACAG CTTTGTTTCTTGCATCCATCAAAATACAAATTTGATCATCCTCGGTTTTGTTTTGAACGACTAGAATATGTTGGCCAAAAGATTCAG GATCTTGTGCTGGCCGAGAGATTGTTGATGAAGCATTTAGATGCTCCCGGAAAATGGCTGCAAGAGAGGCATCGTCGTCTTCTAATGAACAAATTCTGTGGGAGATACTTGAGAGATAAGCATTTGCATCACTTTATTGTTTACTCTGAGGAGGTTATCGACGCATACGAAAACAATCGGAGGCTCAGAAACCCGGCTACAACTGCTGTTCAACAGGCTCTTCATGGACTTTCGTACACCGTGTACGGAAAACCGGACGTTAGACGCCTCATGTTTGAGGTTTTTGATTTTGAGCAAATCCAACCAAAAGCTGTATAA
- the LOC126655089 gene encoding uncharacterized protein At2g23090 yields MGGGNAQKSKMAREKNIEKAKAAGKGSQLDANKKAMNIQCKVCMQTFMCTTSEVKCREHAEAKHPKSDLVTCFPHLKS; encoded by the exons ATGGGTGGCGGTAATGCTCAAAAGTCTAAGATGGCTCGCGAGAAGAACATCGAGAAGGCAAAAGCTGCAGGCAAag GAAGCCAATTGGATGCAAACAAGAAAGCCATGAATATCCAG TGCAAGGTTTGTATGCAGACGTTCATGTGCACAACATCGGAGGTTAAGTGCAGGGAACATGCTGAAGCTAAGCACCCGAAATCTGACCTTGTCACTTGCTTTCCGCATCTCAAAAGCTGA
- the LOC126655090 gene encoding casein kinase II subunit alpha-2 codes for MNRDAKKSAALLHRLLLVCALIAVRAPVAHQPNLRNPNPSSSTPSPNHSPPPPPPPLASLYINATVTDHNNTDKARRERRDFNRSAKIPDSSRLDLNPRSSMSKSRVYTDVNVLRPKEYWDYESLTVQWGDQDDYEVVRKVGRGKYSEVFEGINVNSNERCIIKILKPVKKKKIKREIKILQNLCGGPNIVKLLDIVRDQHSKTPSLVFEYVNSTDFKVLYPTLTDYDIRYYIYELLKALDYCHSQGIMHRDVKPHNVMIDHELRKLRLIDWGLAEFYHPGKEYNVRVASRYFKGPELLVDLQDYDYSLDMWSLGCMFAGMIFRKEPFFYGHDNHDQLVKIAKVMGTDELNAYLNKYHLELDPQLEAVVGRHTKKPLSKFINSDNQHLVSPEAIDFLEKLLRYDHQDRLTAREAMSHPYFSQVRAAENSRMRTQ; via the exons ATGAATAGAGATGCTAAAAAATCAGCAGCTCTACTACATAGATTGCTGCTAGTGTGCGCCCTCATTGCGGTTCGTGCGCCAGTAGCGCACCAGCCTAACCTACGCAACCCTAATCCATCTTCATCTACGCCATCACCTAACCactctcctcctcctcctcctcctcctctcgCCTCCCTATATATCAACGCCACCGTCACCGATCATAATAATACCGACAAGGCGCGACGGGAGCGCCGTGATTTTAACCGTTCCGCCAAGATCCCGGATTCATCTCGACTCGATTTGAATCCGCGGTCTTCCATGTCGAAATCACGCGTTTATACCGATGTTAACGTCCTCCGGCCCAAGGAATACTGGGATTACGAGTCGCTCACCGTCCAATGGGG CGATCAAGATGATTATGAAGTTGTTCGTAAAGTTGGAAGGGGAAAATACAGTGAGGTGTTTGAGGGTATAAATGTGAACAGCAACGAGCGGTGCATAATCAAGATTCTTAAACCTGTTAAGAAAAAGAAG ATTAAGAGGGAAATTAAAATTCTTCAGAATCTCTGTGGTGGCCCCAATATTGTCAAACTTCTAGACATTGTTAGAGATCAGCACTCAAAAACTCCTAGTCTGGTATTTGAATATGTGAACAGTACAGACTTTAAAGTTCTGTACCCCACGCTCACAGATTATGATATACGCTACTACATATATGAACTTCTCAAG GCATTGGATTACTGCCATTCACAAGGAATAATGCATAGAGATGTCAAGCCTCACAATGTTATGATTGACCATGAATTGCGGAAACTTCGGTTGATTGATTGGGGTCTTGCTGAATTTTACCATCCTGGCAAGGAATATAATGTCCGTGTTGCATCAAG ATACTTCAAGGGTCCAGAGCTTCTAGTTGATTTACAAGACTATGATTATTCTTTGGATATGTGGAGCCTTGGTTGTATGTTTGCAGGAATG ATATTTAGGAAGGAACCATTTTTTTATGGTCATGATAATCATGATCAGCTTGTTAAAATTGCCAAG GTGATGGGAACTGATGAATTGAACGCATATCTCAATAAATATCACTTAGAACTGGATCCTCAACTTGAAGCAGTTGTGGGAAG GCACACTAAGAAGCCATTGTCTAAGTTCATTAATTCAGATAATCAGCATTTGGTTTCTCCAGAG GCTATTGATTTTCTGGAGAAGCTCCTCCGGTACGATCATCAGGACAGGCTAACCGCAAGAGAAGCAATG TCACATCCATATTTCTCTCAAGTGAGAGCTGCTGAAAATAGCAGAATGCGGACGCAGTAG